In Cryptosporangium minutisporangium, one DNA window encodes the following:
- a CDS encoding endonuclease V, protein MRVELPVDWPTTETAALAVQDALRGRVDPTGAVDARLVAGLDVAYDTGSDQIAGAAVVVDAATLATVAESTVVGRATFPYVPGLLAFREIPVLLAALADLPVTPDLLVCDGYGLAHPRRFGLACHLGVLTGVPAFGVAKTRFVGVEAATLGAARGSTTDLVDGGEVVGRAVRTRDGVKPVFVSVGHRISLDRACRATLDLTSGYRQPETTRRADAACRAALRAALGTTGGATLEAGSENGGPGHSVGSPG, encoded by the coding sequence ATGCGCGTGGAGCTGCCCGTCGACTGGCCGACGACCGAGACCGCGGCACTCGCCGTGCAGGACGCCTTACGCGGCCGGGTGGATCCCACCGGAGCGGTCGACGCGCGCCTGGTAGCCGGGCTCGACGTCGCCTATGACACCGGCTCGGACCAGATCGCCGGCGCAGCCGTGGTGGTCGACGCCGCGACGCTGGCCACGGTCGCCGAAAGCACGGTCGTCGGGCGGGCGACGTTCCCTTACGTTCCCGGGCTGCTGGCCTTCCGGGAGATCCCGGTTCTGCTGGCCGCGCTGGCCGATCTCCCGGTGACACCGGATCTCCTGGTCTGTGACGGCTACGGGCTCGCGCATCCCCGCCGCTTCGGGCTCGCGTGCCACCTGGGCGTGCTCACCGGGGTGCCGGCGTTCGGCGTCGCGAAGACCCGGTTCGTGGGGGTCGAGGCCGCGACGCTCGGCGCCGCCCGCGGCTCGACGACCGACCTGGTCGACGGTGGCGAGGTCGTCGGGCGGGCGGTTAGGACCCGGGACGGCGTCAAGCCGGTGTTCGTCTCGGTCGGGCACCGGATCTCGCTGGACCGGGCGTGCCGCGCGACGCTCGACCTGACCAGTGGATACCGGCAGCCGGAGACGACCCGACGCGCTGACGCCGCCTGCCGCGCCGCGCTCCGGGCAGCACTCGGGACGACTGGCGGTGCGACGCTGGAGGCCGGGAGCGAAAACGGCGGGCCCGGCCACTCGGTCGGCTCGCCTGGTTAG
- a CDS encoding NADAR family protein — protein sequence MRTPADYLNALAEREATGEAVDFLYFWKALPGPAGRPGPGCLSQWWQQAFTVDGVEYGSAEHWMMAGKARLFSDDEALDRILAADHPVLVKKLGQGVRNFDDATWKAHRFEIVVAGNRAKFGSDPALAEYLVGTGDRVLVEASPLDRIWGIGLADDDPRAAVPSRWRGLNLLGFALMEVRAELSAK from the coding sequence GTGCGTACCCCTGCCGACTACCTGAATGCTCTCGCCGAGCGCGAGGCCACCGGCGAAGCAGTGGACTTCCTGTACTTCTGGAAGGCCCTGCCCGGCCCCGCTGGACGCCCCGGCCCGGGATGCCTGAGCCAGTGGTGGCAGCAGGCGTTCACGGTCGACGGCGTGGAGTACGGCAGCGCTGAGCACTGGATGATGGCTGGAAAGGCCCGCTTGTTCTCAGACGACGAGGCGCTCGACCGAATCCTCGCCGCGGACCACCCGGTGCTGGTGAAGAAGCTCGGCCAGGGCGTCCGCAACTTCGACGACGCGACCTGGAAGGCGCACCGGTTCGAGATCGTCGTCGCCGGCAACCGGGCGAAGTTCGGGAGCGATCCGGCGTTGGCCGAGTACCTGGTCGGTACCGGCGACCGCGTGCTGGTGGAGGCCAGCCCACTGGACCGGATCTGGGGGATCGGGCTCGCCGACGACGATCCGCGGGCCGCGGTGCCGTCCCGGTGGCGGGGTTTGAACCTCCTCGGATTCGCCCTGATGGAGGTCCGCGCGGAACTCTCCGCGAAATGA